The Mesorhizobium sp. M1D.F.Ca.ET.043.01.1.1 genome contains a region encoding:
- a CDS encoding hydroxyacid dehydrogenase produces MRKILSTHPLHPRATAMLAGAGRLAIAPALDARTLIAEASDADIVIVRAPLPPELFAGAKSLRAAIRHGAGLDMIPLEAATAAGVLVANVPAVNARSVAEHVMFVTLALLRRFRVVDRDLRAKGWLAGREHANSSSELAGKTIGIVGLGAVGQAVGHIAAHGFDLNVVATTRSLRPAPERVGFLSIDALVEQSDIIVLCCPLTEETRGLISRERIARMKPHALLINVSRGPVVDDEALIEALRKGRIGGAALDVFATQPLPPNHPYFGFDNVIVTPHMAGITEESMMRMGVGAAGEALLVLADKLPVNLRNPDVIDHYRRRFPAD; encoded by the coding sequence ATGCGCAAGATTCTGTCGACGCACCCGCTGCACCCACGCGCCACGGCCATGCTGGCGGGCGCCGGCAGGCTTGCGATCGCCCCCGCCCTCGACGCCCGGACGCTGATCGCCGAAGCCAGTGATGCCGACATCGTCATCGTGCGCGCGCCGCTGCCGCCGGAGCTCTTTGCCGGCGCCAAGAGTCTGCGCGCCGCGATCCGCCACGGCGCGGGGCTGGACATGATCCCGCTCGAAGCGGCCACCGCCGCCGGCGTGCTGGTGGCGAATGTGCCGGCGGTCAACGCCCGCTCGGTCGCCGAGCATGTGATGTTCGTGACGCTCGCCCTGCTTCGGCGATTTCGCGTGGTCGACCGGGACTTGCGGGCCAAGGGCTGGCTTGCCGGGCGCGAGCACGCCAATTCGAGCAGCGAGCTTGCCGGCAAGACCATCGGCATCGTCGGCCTCGGCGCGGTCGGCCAGGCGGTCGGCCATATCGCGGCGCATGGTTTTGACCTCAACGTCGTTGCGACCACGCGCAGCCTGCGCCCGGCGCCCGAGCGTGTCGGCTTCCTGTCGATCGACGCGCTGGTCGAGCAGAGCGACATCATCGTGCTCTGCTGCCCGCTGACCGAGGAGACGCGCGGCCTGATCAGCCGCGAGCGCATCGCCCGCATGAAGCCCCATGCGCTTTTGATCAATGTCTCGCGTGGGCCTGTGGTCGACGACGAGGCGCTGATCGAAGCCCTGCGAAAGGGCCGCATCGGGGGTGCGGCGCTCGACGTCTTCGCGACCCAGCCGCTGCCGCCGAACCATCCCTATTTCGGCTTCGACAACGTCATCGTCACCCCGCATATGGCCGGCATCACCGAGGAATCCATGATGCGCATGGGTGTGGGCGCGGCCGGCGAGGCCTTGCTGGTGCTTGCCGACAAGCTGCCGGTCAATCTGCGCAATCCGGATGTGATCGACCACTACCGGCGGCGCTTCCCGGCGGACTGA
- a CDS encoding extracellular solute-binding protein, with protein MRKIVTSVVAGIGLALACGTSVRAQDKELTIFWAEWDPANYLQELVNDYTAETGVKVTVQTTPWPDFQTKAFTEFNAHGDAYDMVVGDSQWLGAGSTQGHYVDLTDFFNQHKLGDVMAPATIKYYAEYPGGSGKYWAIPLEGDAIGWSYRKDWFEDPKEKEAFKAKYGYDLAVPTTYAQLRDIAEFFHRPDQKRYGVAIYTDNSYDAMAMGVESAIFSYGGDLGDYATYKVDGITNSKEAAAGLDMYKELYKFTPPGWGKTFFVEDNQAITGGLAAMSMNFFAFFPPLVNKATNPYADATGFFANPAGPDGKRFAALGGQGISIVSYSKNKDEAMKFLEWFIKDETQKKWADLGGYTCSQAVLKSEAFQNATPYNKAFYDTMFMVKDFWATPEYAEVLDQLNQNIYPFVVGGKGTAQEALDKTAADWKATFTKYNRYK; from the coding sequence ATGCGCAAGATAGTGACCAGCGTGGTCGCTGGTATCGGCTTGGCGCTTGCCTGCGGAACATCCGTCCGCGCGCAAGACAAGGAACTCACCATCTTCTGGGCGGAATGGGATCCGGCGAACTATCTGCAGGAACTCGTCAACGACTACACGGCCGAGACCGGCGTGAAGGTCACGGTGCAGACCACGCCGTGGCCTGACTTCCAGACCAAGGCCTTCACCGAGTTCAACGCGCATGGCGACGCCTACGACATGGTGGTCGGCGACTCGCAATGGCTGGGCGCCGGTTCGACGCAGGGCCACTATGTCGACCTGACCGACTTCTTCAACCAGCACAAGCTCGGCGACGTGATGGCGCCCGCGACCATCAAGTACTACGCCGAATACCCCGGCGGGTCCGGCAAATACTGGGCGATCCCGCTGGAAGGCGACGCGATTGGCTGGTCCTACCGCAAGGACTGGTTCGAGGACCCGAAGGAGAAGGAAGCCTTCAAGGCGAAGTACGGCTACGACCTCGCCGTGCCGACGACCTATGCGCAGCTGCGCGACATCGCCGAGTTCTTCCACCGTCCGGACCAGAAGCGCTACGGCGTCGCCATCTATACCGACAATTCCTATGACGCGATGGCGATGGGCGTCGAAAGCGCCATCTTCAGCTACGGCGGCGACCTCGGCGACTATGCAACCTACAAGGTCGACGGCATCACCAATTCGAAAGAGGCCGCAGCCGGCCTCGACATGTACAAGGAGCTCTACAAGTTCACGCCTCCCGGCTGGGGCAAGACCTTCTTCGTGGAGGACAACCAGGCGATCACCGGCGGCCTCGCCGCGATGAGCATGAACTTCTTCGCCTTCTTCCCGCCGCTGGTGAACAAGGCCACCAACCCCTATGCCGACGCCACCGGCTTCTTCGCCAATCCGGCCGGCCCGGACGGCAAGCGCTTCGCCGCTCTCGGCGGCCAGGGAATTTCGATTGTCTCGTATTCGAAGAACAAGGACGAGGCGATGAAGTTCCTGGAGTGGTTCATCAAGGACGAGACCCAGAAGAAGTGGGCCGACCTCGGCGGCTACACCTGCAGCCAGGCCGTGCTGAAGTCGGAAGCCTTCCAGAACGCCACGCCCTACAACAAGGCGTTCTACGACACGATGTTCATGGTCAAGGACTTCTGGGCGACGCCTGAATATGCCGAGGTGCTCGATCAGCTGAACCAGAACATCTATCCGTTCGTGGTCGGCGGCAAGGGCACCGCCCAGGAAGCGCTCGACAAGACCGCCGCCGACTGGAAGGCGACGTTCACCAAGTACAATCGCTACAAGTAA
- a CDS encoding AraC family transcriptional regulator yields the protein MNYNSSKTTPLASGDPLTDMLRGLRLDGVDYGRCVLGEPWAVSFPAQKAARFHFIGQQGCWLFSPAREWVELSVGDALLIPRGDEHVLASAPGVPPVPIGRYTIEPVCENVFDVSNGCDGCKTLLFCGSMHFNLDGSHPLLDMMPDLMQAHKLMANAPGIQHLLDAMAGEVTMDRVGSGGILARLADVLAATIIRSWVENGCGDATGWIAAVRNPDVGKVLAAIHLQPDRDWTVESLARMMGASRSAFAQRFASVVGETPAKYVLRVRMHQARQWLARDGMRVSVAAAKLGYDSEASFSRAFKRVMGIAPSHLRNGPGEQP from the coding sequence ATGAATTACAATTCGTCCAAAACGACACCGCTGGCATCCGGCGACCCGCTGACCGACATGCTGCGCGGCCTGCGACTCGACGGCGTCGACTATGGCCGCTGCGTGCTGGGCGAGCCGTGGGCCGTTTCCTTCCCCGCGCAGAAGGCGGCGCGCTTCCATTTCATCGGACAGCAGGGCTGCTGGCTGTTCTCGCCGGCCAGGGAATGGGTCGAGCTGTCGGTGGGCGACGCGCTTCTGATCCCGCGCGGCGACGAGCATGTGCTGGCCAGCGCGCCGGGCGTGCCGCCGGTGCCGATCGGCCGCTACACCATCGAGCCGGTCTGCGAGAACGTCTTCGACGTCTCCAACGGCTGCGACGGCTGCAAGACCCTGCTGTTTTGCGGCAGCATGCATTTCAATCTCGACGGCTCGCATCCGCTGCTCGACATGATGCCCGACCTGATGCAGGCGCATAAGCTGATGGCGAACGCGCCGGGCATCCAGCATCTGCTCGACGCCATGGCCGGCGAGGTGACGATGGACCGGGTCGGCTCCGGCGGCATTCTGGCGCGTCTGGCTGACGTGCTCGCCGCCACCATCATTCGCTCTTGGGTGGAGAATGGTTGCGGCGACGCCACCGGATGGATCGCCGCAGTCCGCAACCCGGACGTCGGCAAGGTGCTCGCCGCCATTCATCTGCAGCCCGATCGCGACTGGACGGTCGAATCCCTGGCGCGAATGATGGGAGCGTCACGCTCCGCCTTCGCGCAGCGCTTCGCCTCCGTGGTCGGCGAGACGCCGGCCAAATATGTGCTGCGCGTGCGCATGCACCAGGCACGGCAATGGCTCGCCCGCGACGGCATGCGGGTGTCGGTGGCGGCCGCGAAGCTCGGCTACGATTCGGAAGCGTCCTTCAGCCGCGCCTTCAAGCGGGTCATGGGCATCGCGCCGAGCCATCTGCGAAATGGCCCAGGCGAGCAACCCTGA
- a CDS encoding amidase produces the protein MQSVRDRLEIILSRLASRAASEKVYTRLYAEAARAAADASDARRKAGVSLGALDGAIVSIKDLFDVAGEPTRAGSLMLASAQPAAQDAAIVRRLRQAGALILGKTNMTEFAFTAIGDNLHYGTPGNAADASLIPGGSSSGAGVAVGEGTSTISIGSDTGGSVRIPASLNGAAGFKPTARRVPLAGAFPLSATLDSIGPLARSIADCAATDAIMAGEEPVALQPVSLAGLRIGIPRGVLFGETQPEVLDAFDRSLLGMEQAGARIADFPIDDLIAEMRAATKRASIASMEGAEVHAEWLAAGASVPVDPHITGPMSRALTVPASAYIRTIRRRGELVAAMEERLQGVDVLALPTVPMVAPSIAAMAGDEALRDRTEGLLLRNTQVANQFDLCAVSLPMPGMRLPAGLMLVGRHGHDRHLLAVAAAVEVLLKD, from the coding sequence ATGCAATCCGTCCGAGACCGTCTCGAAATCATCCTGTCACGTCTTGCCAGTCGCGCCGCCAGCGAGAAGGTCTATACGAGGCTCTACGCCGAGGCGGCGCGAGCCGCCGCCGACGCGTCCGATGCCCGCCGGAAGGCCGGCGTGAGCCTCGGGGCGCTCGACGGCGCGATCGTCTCGATCAAGGATCTGTTCGACGTCGCCGGCGAGCCGACCCGGGCGGGCTCGCTTATGCTCGCCAGCGCCCAGCCTGCCGCGCAGGACGCGGCGATCGTGCGCCGGCTGCGCCAGGCGGGCGCGCTCATCCTCGGCAAGACCAACATGACCGAATTCGCCTTCACCGCGATCGGCGACAATCTGCATTACGGCACGCCGGGCAATGCGGCCGATGCGAGCCTTATTCCGGGCGGCTCCTCATCCGGCGCCGGCGTCGCGGTGGGCGAGGGTACGAGCACGATCTCGATCGGCTCGGATACCGGCGGCTCGGTGCGCATCCCGGCCTCGCTCAACGGTGCCGCCGGTTTCAAACCGACGGCAAGGCGCGTGCCTCTGGCCGGCGCCTTTCCCTTGTCGGCGACGCTGGATTCGATCGGGCCGCTCGCCCGCAGCATTGCCGACTGCGCGGCGACCGACGCGATCATGGCCGGCGAGGAGCCGGTTGCGCTTCAGCCCGTCTCGCTAGCCGGGTTGCGCATCGGCATCCCCCGCGGCGTGCTCTTTGGCGAGACGCAGCCTGAGGTTCTCGATGCTTTCGACCGAAGTCTTCTGGGGATGGAGCAGGCGGGCGCGCGCATTGCCGACTTTCCGATCGACGACCTCATTGCCGAGATGCGCGCAGCGACCAAGCGCGCCTCGATCGCGTCGATGGAGGGTGCGGAGGTGCATGCCGAGTGGCTGGCAGCCGGCGCCTCCGTGCCGGTCGATCCGCATATCACGGGCCCGATGTCGCGTGCGCTGACGGTTCCCGCTTCCGCCTATATCAGGACGATCCGCCGCCGTGGGGAATTGGTCGCGGCCATGGAGGAGCGGCTGCAGGGGGTTGACGTGCTCGCGCTGCCGACCGTGCCGATGGTTGCGCCGTCGATCGCCGCCATGGCCGGCGATGAGGCGCTGCGCGACCGGACGGAAGGCCTGCTGCTGCGCAACACCCAGGTCGCCAACCAGTTCGACCTCTGCGCGGTCTCGCTGCCGATGCCCGGGATGAGGCTGCCGGCCGGGCTGATGCTGGTGGGGAGACACGGGCATGACCGGCATCTGCTTGCCGTTGCGGCGGCAGTGGAGGTTTTGCTGAAAGATTGA
- a CDS encoding MFS transporter has protein sequence MTEPATGVIDAAVLDRTEPEERTEPVWGAVVSLALGVFGLVTAEFLPASLLTRLAQDLGVSEGSAGQAVTATAVVGAIAAPTMAIVTKRLDRRLVMWMLTVLLIVSNLLAAFASSLTMLLLARVVLGVALGGFWSMSAAMAMRLVPMRLMPRAMSIILTGVSVATVTAAPVGAYVGDIWGWRTAFMIAAVVGALTLLVQLATIPSLPPTAVASFRTLIEVLKRPTIRAALMVVLLVASGQFAGFTYVRPFLETVPVMPIETISLVLLAYGVGGFFGNFAGAFLAERNLKLAVGLAPLLIALSALALLTLGASPVTAAVAVTSWGFAFGAVPVGLQTWLVRAAPDQAESAGGLMVATFQVAIALGAVFGGLLVDHAGVASAFAYGAVATLLAALVTFAIGPKQAE, from the coding sequence ATGACCGAACCCGCCACGGGCGTCATCGACGCCGCCGTTCTCGACAGGACCGAACCAGAGGAACGAACCGAGCCCGTATGGGGCGCGGTGGTGTCGCTAGCGCTCGGCGTGTTCGGCCTGGTGACCGCCGAATTCCTGCCCGCCAGCCTGCTGACGCGACTGGCGCAGGACCTCGGCGTCAGCGAAGGTTCCGCCGGCCAGGCGGTCACGGCGACAGCCGTCGTCGGCGCGATCGCAGCACCCACGATGGCCATCGTCACCAAGCGGCTCGACCGCAGGCTGGTGATGTGGATGCTCACCGTGCTTCTGATCGTCTCCAATCTGCTTGCCGCCTTCGCCTCCTCGCTCACGATGCTGCTTCTGGCTCGCGTGGTCCTGGGTGTCGCGCTCGGCGGCTTCTGGTCGATGTCGGCCGCCATGGCGATGCGTCTGGTGCCGATGCGATTGATGCCGCGCGCCATGTCGATCATCCTGACCGGCGTCTCGGTCGCCACTGTCACCGCGGCGCCTGTCGGCGCCTATGTCGGCGACATCTGGGGCTGGCGCACGGCCTTCATGATCGCAGCCGTCGTCGGTGCGCTGACCCTGCTGGTTCAGCTTGCAACCATTCCCAGCCTGCCGCCGACGGCCGTGGCAAGCTTCCGCACCCTGATCGAGGTGCTGAAAAGGCCGACGATCCGCGCGGCTCTCATGGTGGTGCTGCTCGTCGCCTCGGGACAGTTTGCCGGCTTCACTTATGTGCGGCCATTCCTGGAGACGGTGCCGGTGATGCCGATCGAGACCATCTCGCTGGTGCTGCTCGCCTATGGCGTCGGCGGCTTCTTCGGCAACTTCGCCGGCGCCTTCCTGGCCGAGCGCAACCTGAAGCTCGCGGTCGGGCTGGCCCCGCTGCTGATCGCGCTGTCGGCGCTGGCGCTGCTTACGCTTGGTGCCTCGCCGGTAACGGCAGCCGTCGCCGTCACGAGCTGGGGTTTTGCCTTCGGCGCCGTGCCGGTCGGGCTGCAGACCTGGCTGGTGCGTGCCGCTCCCGACCAGGCCGAGAGCGCCGGCGGGCTGATGGTCGCAACGTTCCAGGTGGCGATCGCGCTGGGCGCGGTCTTCGGCGGCCTGCTGGTCGACCATGCCGGCGTGGCGAGCGCCTTCGCCTACGGCGCCGTGGCGACGCTGCTCGCGGCGCTGGTGACTTTCGCCATCGGGCCCAAACAGGCCGAATAG
- a CDS encoding carbohydrate ABC transporter permease, producing MAAVRTSSEVALNRAAIVAVLVATLIFLAPIYWIASTAFKPKELAVSVPPTVLFQPEVTPFIRLFTKRVQMQKPVDPQVYEAAPWWEKRIYDGGERVLKVGKDVQLSQYPDRFMNSLIVAVISTVLAVGMGTFTAYGFSRFKVAGEADLLFFILSTRMLPPVVVAIPMFLMYRMVGLNDSHIGLIILYVAFNLSFSVWLMKGFMDEIPKEYEEAALVDGYTRMQAFFKIVLPEAATGIAATAVFCFITAWNEYAFALIMTNRRAQTAPPFIPSQIGSGLPDWTTIAAGTFLFLLPVAIFTFLLRNHLLRGVTFGAIRK from the coding sequence ATGGCCGCCGTCCGCACTTCTTCCGAGGTCGCCCTCAACCGCGCGGCAATCGTCGCGGTGCTGGTCGCGACGCTGATCTTCCTCGCGCCGATCTACTGGATCGCCTCCACCGCGTTCAAGCCGAAGGAACTGGCGGTCAGCGTGCCGCCCACCGTCCTTTTCCAGCCGGAAGTCACGCCCTTCATCCGTCTGTTCACCAAGCGCGTGCAGATGCAGAAGCCGGTCGACCCGCAAGTCTACGAAGCCGCGCCCTGGTGGGAAAAGCGCATCTATGACGGCGGCGAGCGGGTGCTGAAGGTCGGCAAGGACGTGCAGCTGTCGCAATATCCCGACCGCTTCATGAACAGCCTGATCGTGGCGGTCATCAGCACGGTGCTTGCGGTGGGCATGGGGACCTTCACCGCCTACGGCTTCTCGCGCTTCAAGGTCGCGGGCGAGGCTGACCTTCTCTTCTTCATCCTGTCGACGCGCATGCTGCCGCCGGTCGTCGTGGCGATCCCGATGTTCCTGATGTACCGGATGGTCGGCCTCAACGATTCGCATATCGGCCTGATCATCCTCTACGTCGCCTTCAACCTGTCCTTCTCGGTCTGGCTGATGAAGGGCTTCATGGACGAGATCCCGAAGGAGTACGAGGAGGCTGCGCTGGTCGACGGCTACACACGCATGCAGGCGTTCTTCAAGATCGTGCTGCCGGAAGCGGCGACCGGCATTGCCGCCACCGCCGTGTTCTGCTTCATCACCGCCTGGAACGAGTACGCCTTCGCGCTGATCATGACCAACCGGCGCGCCCAGACCGCGCCGCCCTTCATTCCCAGCCAGATCGGTTCCGGCCTGCCGGACTGGACGACGATCGCGGCGGGCACCTTCCTGTTCCTGCTGCCGGTCGCGATCTTCACCTTCCTGCTGCGCAACCACCTGCTTCGCGGCGTGACCTTCGGAGCGATCCGCAAATGA
- a CDS encoding DUF4437 domain-containing protein, whose protein sequence is MAKHLAPLALAALAVLPGRALALEDSYLPADKIPYVVEAPDQPQRLGPLWGSRAKGPAGTLLKVPGNWRAPVHAHTADYRAVVIKGLWAHWQMQGGEATKVELPPGSYWTQKADEMHDDACLSDTECVILLINDTPYETYLPQ, encoded by the coding sequence ATGGCCAAACACCTTGCACCGCTTGCGCTTGCCGCGCTGGCCGTCCTTCCGGGACGGGCATTGGCGCTCGAAGACAGCTACCTGCCCGCCGACAAGATCCCTTATGTCGTCGAAGCGCCCGACCAGCCGCAGCGCCTCGGCCCGCTATGGGGCTCGAGGGCCAAGGGTCCGGCCGGCACGCTGCTCAAGGTTCCCGGCAACTGGCGCGCGCCGGTCCATGCCCACACCGCCGACTATCGCGCCGTGGTCATAAAGGGACTGTGGGCGCATTGGCAGATGCAAGGCGGCGAAGCGACCAAGGTCGAATTGCCGCCGGGCTCCTACTGGACGCAAAAGGCCGACGAGATGCATGACGATGCCTGCCTGTCCGACACCGAATGCGTGATCCTGCTGATCAACGACACGCCCTACGAGACCTATCTGCCGCAATAG
- a CDS encoding GFA family protein → MLYKGSCHCGKVAFEVEGEIGGAVRCNCSICARKGALLWAVPHGSMRLVACGNDLGKYTFGRSAIAHRFCRTCGIHPFDASQGSERSAYININCLEDVDLTAVQVFEFDGRSA, encoded by the coding sequence ATGCTGTACAAAGGCAGCTGCCATTGCGGCAAGGTGGCTTTCGAGGTCGAAGGCGAGATCGGCGGCGCGGTGCGCTGCAATTGCTCGATCTGCGCGCGCAAGGGCGCGCTGCTTTGGGCCGTACCGCATGGCAGCATGCGGCTGGTCGCCTGCGGCAACGACCTCGGCAAATACACTTTTGGCAGGAGCGCCATTGCGCATCGCTTCTGCCGGACCTGCGGCATCCATCCCTTCGACGCCAGCCAGGGCAGCGAACGCAGCGCCTACATCAACATCAACTGCCTCGAGGACGTCGACCTCACCGCAGTGCAGGTCTTCGAATTCGACGGCCGCTCTGCCTAG
- a CDS encoding ABC transporter ATP-binding protein: MTQIELRGIEKFFGAVQVIHNLNLAIADNEFIVLLGQSGCGKTTTLRAIAGLETIDQGDILIDGKAVQHLKAADRDIAMVFQSFSLYPHMTVFENIAFPLRATRMSSGEVDKAVREVARVLRITDLLAKKPSALSGGDMQRVAIGRALVRRPKAMLMDEPIGALDAKLREEMRAEIKRLHIKQGSTTIYVTHDQIEAMSLADRIVIMHEGFIQQVGTPDDVYSHPANLFVAQFVGSPVMNIAEAGVSEEASAARVTIGEAQTGFEFPRELLSKLNGHSNGGLTLGIRPEGVLVRHDASPGYIPVEAQIIEPLGSFDIIDLKVGSKMLRARTKAGYVSGPGEKVHARIDPEQAHFFDTASGKSLGVRL, translated from the coding sequence GTGACGCAGATCGAACTTCGCGGCATCGAGAAATTCTTCGGTGCCGTTCAGGTCATCCACAATCTCAACCTCGCCATCGCCGACAACGAGTTCATCGTGCTGCTTGGCCAGTCGGGCTGCGGCAAGACGACGACGCTGCGCGCGATTGCGGGGCTGGAGACGATCGATCAGGGCGACATCCTGATCGACGGCAAGGCCGTGCAGCACCTCAAGGCCGCCGACCGCGATATCGCCATGGTGTTCCAGTCCTTCTCGCTCTACCCGCACATGACGGTGTTCGAGAACATCGCCTTTCCGCTCCGCGCAACACGCATGAGCAGCGGCGAGGTCGACAAGGCCGTGCGCGAGGTCGCCCGGGTCCTGCGCATCACCGACCTGCTCGCCAAGAAGCCGTCGGCGCTGTCCGGCGGCGACATGCAGCGCGTGGCGATCGGCCGGGCGCTGGTGCGGCGTCCGAAGGCGATGCTGATGGACGAGCCGATCGGCGCGCTGGACGCCAAGCTGCGCGAGGAGATGCGGGCCGAGATCAAACGGCTGCACATCAAGCAGGGTTCGACCACGATCTATGTCACCCACGACCAGATCGAGGCGATGAGTCTCGCCGACCGTATCGTCATCATGCATGAGGGCTTCATCCAGCAGGTCGGCACGCCGGACGACGTCTATTCGCACCCGGCCAACCTTTTCGTTGCCCAGTTCGTCGGCAGCCCGGTGATGAACATCGCGGAGGCCGGCGTCTCCGAGGAGGCCAGCGCCGCGCGCGTCACGATTGGCGAGGCGCAGACCGGTTTCGAGTTCCCGCGCGAGCTGCTGTCCAAGCTCAACGGGCATTCCAACGGCGGCTTGACGCTGGGCATCCGTCCGGAGGGTGTGCTGGTGCGGCACGATGCCTCGCCCGGTTACATACCGGTGGAGGCGCAGATCATCGAGCCGCTCGGTTCCTTCGATATCATCGATCTCAAGGTCGGCTCAAAGATGCTGCGCGCCCGCACCAAGGCCGGATATGTTTCGGGGCCGGGCGAGAAGGTCCATGCCCGCATCGATCCCGAGCAGGCGCATTTCTTCGACACGGCAAGCGGCAAGTCGCTAGGAGTAAGGCTGTAA
- a CDS encoding ABC transporter ATP-binding protein, whose product MAHIELKNITKKFGGHTALTGLNLDIADGEFFVLLGETGAGKTTTLRLIAGLEKPTEGQVFIDGVDVAGWGAAERDVALVLQQYSLYPRYTVRQNLEFPLKPKIRRLPDAEIKDRVARAARTLRIEHLLDRKTDRLSGGEMQRVSIGRAIVRKPRVFLMDEPLSALDAKLREALRTELKNLQMQLGATFLFVTHDQIEAMSMGDKVGVLNHGRIVQTGTPQDIYNNPRDTYVASFVGSPPMNLIDGKLVENRAVMAPMNFELPLSGGARTFLGEKAGGAADGRPLVFGIRPEDVYLESGAPVEARVHDVENHGVEKIVTLRVGDAMLRATVPARTAVEIEQPVRFAWNPDKVVMFDKGSGVSLRHAG is encoded by the coding sequence ATGGCCCACATCGAACTCAAGAACATCACCAAGAAGTTCGGTGGCCACACCGCGCTGACGGGCCTCAACCTGGACATCGCCGACGGCGAATTCTTCGTGCTGCTCGGCGAGACCGGCGCCGGCAAGACGACGACACTGCGGCTGATCGCCGGGCTCGAGAAGCCGACCGAGGGCCAAGTCTTCATCGACGGCGTCGACGTTGCCGGATGGGGCGCCGCCGAGCGCGACGTGGCGCTGGTGCTGCAGCAATACTCGCTCTACCCGCGCTACACCGTGCGGCAGAATCTGGAGTTTCCGCTGAAGCCGAAAATCCGTCGCCTGCCCGATGCCGAGATCAAGGACCGCGTAGCGCGTGCCGCCCGCACGCTGCGCATCGAGCATCTGCTCGACCGCAAGACGGACCGGCTTTCGGGCGGCGAAATGCAGCGCGTCTCGATCGGCCGGGCGATCGTGCGCAAGCCGCGCGTGTTCCTGATGGACGAGCCGCTGTCGGCGCTCGACGCGAAGCTGCGCGAGGCGCTGCGGACGGAGCTGAAGAACCTGCAGATGCAGCTCGGCGCCACCTTCCTGTTCGTCACCCACGACCAGATCGAGGCGATGTCGATGGGCGACAAGGTCGGCGTGCTCAACCATGGTCGCATCGTCCAGACCGGCACGCCGCAGGATATCTACAACAATCCGCGCGACACCTATGTCGCAAGCTTCGTCGGTTCGCCGCCGATGAACCTCATCGACGGCAAACTGGTGGAAAACCGCGCGGTGATGGCGCCGATGAATTTCGAATTGCCGCTTTCAGGGGGAGCCAGGACTTTTCTGGGGGAGAAGGCGGGCGGTGCGGCCGACGGTCGCCCGCTCGTCTTCGGCATCCGTCCGGAGGATGTCTATCTGGAGAGCGGCGCCCCGGTCGAGGCACGCGTCCACGACGTCGAGAACCACGGCGTCGAGAAGATCGTGACGCTGAGGGTCGGCGACGCGATGCTGAGGGCCACAGTGCCGGCAAGGACCGCCGTCGAGATCGAGCAGCCCGTCCGCTTTGCCTGGAATCCGGACAAGGTGGTGATGTTCGACAAGGGCAGCGGGGTGAGCCTGCGGCACGCCGGCTGA
- a CDS encoding sugar ABC transporter permease yields MASVALAHLDPASRAAARGWSDLTIRNMFIVPTLVFLIVFNIFPLIYSLGYSFTNFAANRSEPWQFVGLQNYRELLSDDHIWSNFIITAKYVIVSVAGQMIVGFGLALLLNRSFPMKGLITTLLLLPMMMSAAVVGLFWQLLYSPSWGPINYVFGLGDFAWLSNPDSALYAVAITDVWMWSPFVMLLSLAGLSAVPQHLYEAAAIDRASWWYTFTRITLPLVSPILLIALIFRTMEAFKTFDIAYTMTTQPTAELIAIRLYKQAFQQWDTGKSCALAYIVLIMVLAITNLYVKYLNKVKER; encoded by the coding sequence TTGGCTTCGGTAGCCCTTGCCCATCTCGATCCTGCCTCAAGGGCCGCCGCGCGCGGCTGGTCGGATCTGACCATCCGCAACATGTTCATCGTCCCGACGCTGGTTTTCCTGATCGTCTTCAACATTTTCCCGCTGATCTATTCGCTGGGCTATTCCTTCACCAATTTCGCCGCGAACCGCAGCGAGCCCTGGCAGTTCGTCGGCTTGCAGAACTATCGCGAGCTGCTCAGCGACGACCACATCTGGTCGAATTTCATCATCACGGCGAAATACGTCATCGTATCGGTGGCCGGACAGATGATCGTCGGCTTCGGCCTCGCCCTGCTGCTCAACCGCAGCTTCCCGATGAAGGGCCTGATTACCACGCTGCTCCTGTTGCCGATGATGATGTCGGCGGCGGTGGTCGGCCTGTTCTGGCAGTTGCTCTACAGCCCGTCCTGGGGGCCGATCAACTACGTCTTCGGCCTGGGCGACTTCGCCTGGCTTTCCAATCCCGACAGCGCGCTCTACGCCGTCGCGATCACCGACGTCTGGATGTGGTCGCCATTCGTAATGCTGCTGTCGCTCGCCGGCCTGTCGGCCGTGCCGCAGCACCTCTACGAGGCCGCCGCGATCGACCGTGCGAGCTGGTGGTACACCTTCACCCGCATCACCTTGCCGCTGGTCTCGCCGATCCTTTTGATCGCGCTGATCTTCCGCACCATGGAAGCCTTCAAGACCTTCGACATCGCCTACACGATGACGACCCAGCCGACCGCCGAACTGATAGCGATCCGGCTCTACAAGCAGGCGTTCCAGCAGTGGGATACCGGCAAGTCCTGCGCGCTGGCCTACATCGTGCTGATCATGGTGCTGGCCATCACCAACCTCTACGTGAAGTACCTCAACAAGGTGAAGGAGCGCTGA